Proteins co-encoded in one Garra rufa chromosome 21, GarRuf1.0, whole genome shotgun sequence genomic window:
- the tmem54a gene encoding transmembrane protein 54a: MVNSGICCGSLKDNKILMKMGLGLVLVGHVNFLLGALVHGAVLRHIKVFTWNKKLVYPISNVIALVAGLMAIIGGISAIVLSKNKKNQLLSWFLLFVCVLAILLGAASAVGITWATVRAIMWEGHTLFAHCDLPANMTYYSITNECPFDPTRIYGTTLILWFPLILMSVVEVVFSCRCFLACTSFLRLRCPWRRNVRVRVQLPDETEMPPGDDPDEEEPTEQNELLDKDAIAVETSEWL; the protein is encoded by the exons ATGGTGAATTCAG GTATTTGTTGTGGCAGTCTGAAGGATAATAAGATCCTGATGAAGATGGGGTTGGGACTGGTGCTGGTGGGTCACGTGAACTTCTTGTTGGGGGCACTGGTACACGGAGCTGTGCTCAGACACATAAAGGTGTTCACATGGAACAAAAAACTCGTCTACCCCATCTCCAATGTCATCGCTCTTGTGGCAGGACTTATG GCAATTATTGGTGGAATCTCAGCTATTGTTCTTTCAAAGAACAAGAAAAACCAGCTGCTG AGTTGGTTTCTACTATTTGTGTGCGTCTTGGCTATTCTCTTGGGTGCCGCCTCTGCAGTGGGAATCACTTGGGCCACAGTGAGGGCCATAATGTGGGAAGGCCACACTCTGTTTGCCCACTGTGACCTGCCTGCCAACATGACCTACTACAGCATCACTAATGAATGCCCCTTCGACCCCACACGCATCTAT GGTACTACATTAATCCTATGGTTTCCATTGATTCTGATGTCAGTGGTGGAGGTTGTGTTCTCCTGTCGTTGTTTCTTGGCATGCACTTCTTTCCTCCGGTTGCGCTGCCCATGGAGGAGAAAtgtcagg GTGCGAGTCCAGCTGCCAGATGAAACGGAAATGCCACCAGGAGACGATCCAGATGAGGAGGAGCCAACAGAACAGAACGAACTACTTGACAAAGATGCGATTGCTGTGGAGACAAGTGAATGGCTATAA
- the zpcx gene encoding zona pellucida protein C yields MAMFSVVICCTVVSLVLPVISSENDYNGHFTEYSPGVIHDVWHVPAIAAHFLNEVRQPHNFDGFGVPFPMPYDLQALLERRNSFSLRIMNSSWSGPADTNVFPKGEPLYLQVSVSPGPGQQLYVQSCHASSSPNHADKPEVALIINKGCVASKESLVKFVLQQRDRVNLIVRTSSLKPSESYIHCRVFLTNLGLTSTTKFCNYNKLKSRWVDLGGQTSVCDCCGRRCRNVIERAELTYPLCYGFLDLTAVVSIGPLIIKDQQSAPQASPLEISVYSTKSSPTARDDSDKRWIVAGASFSGSPTQNVEPVSPWPVQRGFGGGVVVISQGLGGDLSMWLPDIMEFEFNPVLQMGIGFPENPVVDITFHNGEPFRKLKPDENTVEMNQEAVAVDEAQAYLDTVDSQDVVHDGLDMWHLNDVDHLIKIQEKPEVDDLVQSQLDLESEFDFPPNDQPLISPTPEKLSKSLMDEGDSVFRQAEMVFEGAKGAKLPEPVLYSKLSLNQAADGSSVLNYEEQKRPSLNKRDKRPQLENNGEKRQKDEQMEDTSKIKGLVSSLLDQLRLVDWL; encoded by the exons ATGGCAATGTTTTCCGTTGTCATTTGTTGCACTGTAGTGTCTCTAGTGCTGCCTGTTATATCAAGCGAGAATGATTATAATGGGCACTTTACAGAATACTCCCCAGGAGTCATACATGATGTCTGGCATGTTCCTGCCATTGCTGCACATTTCCTAAATGAAGTTCGTCAGCCTCACAATTTTGATGGATTTGGGGTTCCGTTCCCAATGCCATATGATTTGCAGGCTCTACTGGAGAGAAGAAACAGTTTTTCACTACGGATCATGAATT CATCTTGGAGTGGTCCAGCAGATACTAATGTTTTCCCCAAAGGAGAGCCGTTGTATCTGCAGGTGTCTGTCTCACCTGGACCTGGTCAACAGCTTTATGTCCAATCCTGCCATGCGTCGTCTTCTCCAAACCATGCTGACAAACCTGAAGTTGCCCTTATTATTAACAAAGG ATGTGTGGCCTCCAAAGAGTCTTTGGTGAAGTTTGTGTTGCAACAGCGTGACCGCGTAAACTTGATCGTTCGTACATCCAGTTTAAAGCCTTCTGAG AGTTACATTCATTGCAGAGTCTTTCTGACTAATTTGGGTCTGACCTCTACCACTAAATTCTGCAACTACAACAAGCTGAAATCCAG ATGGGTTGACCTGGGTGGCCAAACCTCAGTATGTGATTGTTGTGGAAGAAGGTGCAGAAATGTAATTGAGCGTGCGGAACT TACTTATCCTCTTTGTTATGGTTTTCTAGACCTGACCGCAGTAGTAAGCATTGGCCCGCTGATTATCAAAGATCAACAATCTGCACCGCAGGCCTCACCacttgaaatatcagtttacagcACTAAGTCCAGCCCTACAGCCAGAGACGACTCTGATAAAAGATGGATTGTGGCAGGTGCCTCTTTCTCTGGAAGCCCAACGCAAAACGTTGAACCCGTCTCCCCCTGGCCTGTCCAGCGTGGCTTTGGAGGTGGTGTGGTAGTCATCAGCCAGGGCCTGGGAGGTGATTTATCAATGTGGCTACCAGACATCATGGAGTTTGAGTTTAACCCAGTGCTGCAGATGGGGATCGGTTTTCCAGAAAATCCTGTTGTTGATATCACCTTTCACAATGGCGAACCCTTTAGAAAGCTGAAGCCAGATGAAAACACTGTTGAGATGAATCAAGAGGCGGTTGCTGTGGATGAAGCACAAGCTTATTTAGACACTGTGGATTCACAAGATGTTGTACACGATGGGTTGGACATGTGGCACCTCAATGATGTTGACCACTTGATTAAGATTCAGGAAAAACCTGAAGTGGATGACCTTGTGCAATCTCAACTAGATCTTGAATCTGAATTTGACTTTCCTCCAAATGACCAGCCACTGATCAGCCCTACACCAGAGAAGCTCTCTAAGAGCCTCATGGATGAGGGAGACTCTGTTTTTAGACAGGCTGAGATGGTTTTTGAAGGCGCTAAAGGAGCCAAATTACCGGAGCCAGTCCTCTACTCTAAACTGAGTCTGAATCAAGCTGCAGATGGATCCAGTGTTCTCAATTATGAAGAACAGAAGAGGCCCAGCTTGAACAAACGGGACAAGAGACCACAACTGGAGAACAATGGTGAGAAAAGGCAAAAGGATGAGCAGATGGAGGATACCTCTAAAATTAAAGGCCTGGTTTCATCCCTATTGGATCAACTGAGGTTAGTTGACTGGTTATGA